The nucleotide window TTTCATAATCCTGAAAAAATGAACGTTGCTGTTGTGGGCAGGGCTAGTGACTTTGATCCTGAAAAAAGTATAATCAGTGTGATTTAAAACTAAAGAGGTAAAAATGGCTGTTGTTCCGGAAGTGATTGGAAAATATAAGATACTGTCTGTTGTTGCAGTAGGAGGAATGGGTACTGTTTACAGGGCCCTGCATCCTTCCCTGAAGAGAACTGTAATCATAAAGAAACTTATGCTGAAAGCAGGCGGACAGTCCATCAGGGAACGGTTTAAGCGTGAGGCGCAGATTCTTCTTGATCTTTCTTCTCCTTATGTAGTCCGTATGTTTGATTATTTTACGGAAGGAAGGTCTGATTATATCGTTCTGGAGTTTGTTGACGGAATGTCTCTGGATAAACTCATCGAGAGGCAGGTTTCTCTTCCGGCAGAATTATCTCTTCTTATTTTTCTTGATGCCTGTTACGGATTGAAACATGCACATTCAAAGGGAATAATCCACAGGGATATAAAGCCAGGTAATATTCTTATTTCAAGACATGGTGAGGTAAAACTTGCTGACTTTGGAATCGCTTCGGCAGAAAAAGAAAGTGATGTTTCAGAAAATAAAATTCAGGAAAAAGCAGCAGAAAAAACTGTTTCCGATTCAAAGAAAATTTCAGACAGCATAACCCGTTCCGGTTCAACTCTCGGCACTCCGGCTTATATGAGCCCTGAACAGATTGCAGATTCAAGTAAGGTAGATCAGAGGGCTGACATTTATTCCATGGGGGTCATGCTCTATGAAATGGTTACGGGAACAAAACCTTATCCCGGTGAAATGACCAGAAAGAATATAAGCCGCATAAAAAAAGGGGAGTATGTTCCTCCAAAAAAACTTGATCCGAAGCTTCCTTCTGTTGTCTGTTCCCTCATAAAAAAAATGATGCAGCCAAGGGCTGAAAGAAGGTTTAAGAATATTGATGCAGTCATAAAAAAAATCAGGGCTTATCTTTCCCGATATGATACTCATGCACTCAGGGTTCAGCTTGCCCAGTCGGTAATTTCATCAAAAGCCCTTTCCTATGAAGTCATGAAGCCAAAGCGGCGATGGTTTTCTTTTGTATTTACATGTGTCCTTACTTTTATATTGATTGCAGCTTCCATTCGTTTTGCCTGGAACGAGGGCTATATTCATAAAACGCTTTTAAGCCGGTGGTATTCTCCTGTTACTTTAAGCCTTAAACTGCCTTCAACTGCCAGTGCTGATGCCGACCTTCAGTCCAGGGCATTCTTTTTTGTAGATGACAATGACCATATTCCGGAGGTAAAAAACACAAGACGCATCTTTACTGCAGATGAAAAATCTTCTGGCGCTGCCCTGTACTGCAGTACGAAACCAGTGTATTTGAAACCGGGAAAATACAGGGTTAAGATTGCATCTGGACCTTATGTGTGCTGGAAAAATATAAACGTCACCGGAGATGCCCTTAATGTTTCCGTGGATTTTTCCCGCGGCAATGCAGTCAGAAAGATAAACCTTCATACGTCGGCCTGTGATGTGGAGAGCGGACAGGATATTTCTTCCGGAACCCGTTTTCTGATTCTGTATGGAAATTCCTACGTTGATCTTGATACTGTTAATCCTTCTCATTTTGTCACCAGTAATGTATATAAGTTTAAGGCTGTTCATAAAGATTATGAGGATGAGTATTTCAGTCTCAGACTTGACTGGTATCAGGATGAACTTTTCATTAATGCCGGGATGAAAAAAAAGAAATGACTTCGGTTTTACTTACAAAAGAGTCTCAGGTGTCCGTCTGGAAATACTTGTCGTCAATTCTTGAGAAGGACGGGCTTTCTGTAAAGATAATGACGGATCATGAGGAATTTTATTCTTACGTAGAAGCACATCAATTCAATGAGATTGATTTTGTTCTCGTTGATATGTCTTCCGTTCAGCTTGATTCTTTTAATCCGTACAGTCTTTTTCTTGATGAAGGAATACTGATTCCTGTCGTGGTATACAATGATCCTTTTCCGCAGTGTGACCGGAGGGCATTTTACTGGGCTTTGAAAAACGAAGAATATTTTAATCCTATTTTTACGGTTTCAAAACTCGCAAAGTACAGTACAATCTGGATCCGCCTGCAGAATCTGCTGGAAAGTCCTGAAATAAATCCTTACATCAGCTGCATATGCCGTGAGAAAGAGTTTTCCCCTGAGGGAAACGTCAGCAGTTTCGAGGATTTTTTGAGGAAAAATCATTTGGGCGGTCTGAAGGAAAAACTTATCAGTTATCTTTATGACAGAAAAAACAGAAAGGCTGCAGTTTCAGAAATCTGTATGTATCTATGGAATGAAGACAGTCAGAAAACGCGAAGGCATTTGTGTACGCTGGTTCATGAACTAAGGAATTTTTTGAAAAATAAAAACGTAACTTTCCTGCAGCTCCTTCGGGTTTCAAAAGAAACTTACATGCTTTCTGTAATTTCTGCCGGATAATAAAAAAGGGGATGACCAGTAAGTTCAAAAACTGTCATTTTCGGGCTGTCAACAACTTTTTATAAGTGTCATTTTCGGGCCCGACCCGAAAATCCCTCTGCACGAGATTGCCGCATCAAGTGCGGCAATGACAGGCTGTCGAGCACGGCAATGACTCATACTTATTGGACAGCCCCCGCAGGTTAAATTTTTTATTTACCTGATGTTCGCTTTTATGAATTCAAGCTTCAGGTCTTTAAGTTTTTCCGTTATAGAAACCTTATAGATGTGAGGATTCAGGATTCTTTTGTATGAAGGATCAAGAGTTTCTATTTCCTTCATCATGACTTCACGGCTTTTTTTCAACTGTACTGAATCGTCCAGTCTTTCTTTTGTTCTCTGTCCGTCTTTAAGTCTGAGTGAAAGCATCGGTTTTACGGAAGCTGCCTTGAAGGTAAACTGTCTGTAGTCAATCATGGTGTGGTAGAAACGGTATTCTTTTTCAGGTTCGATGGTTTCATTTTCCAGCCCCAGAATGTCTGCCCTTGCCATGGAGTTTTCATCATAAAGTCTCCAGACGTTCTTTATGCCCGGATTTGTAGTTTTTGCAGGATTGTCTGAGAATTTCATTGCAGGAACCATTTCATTTTTTACTGCATCATGACGGGCTGCCAGTTTATATACACCGGTAAAGCTTGCTTCGTTGCCCCCTGTGACCATATGTGTGCCGACACCCCAGCTTGCTATTGGTGCATTTTGCTGTACGAGGGTTTCTATGATTTCTTCCGTCAGTTCATTTGAAACGGAAATAAATGCCTGCGGAAAGCCCGCCTTGTCAAGTTCCTTGCGGACCTGCTGGGTAAGGTATGAAATATCCCCGGAATCAAGTCTGACTCCGAAGTTGTATCCCTGTTCAACAAGTTTTGCACCAGCCTTTATGGCGTTCTTGATTCCGCTTTTTAAGGTGTCGTATGTATCAATAAGGAATACTGTTTTTTCAGGATAAATTTTTGCATAGGCTTCAAAAGCTTCCAGTTCACTTGGAAAACTCATTATCCATGAATGAGCCATTGTTCCCATTACCGGTATGCCGTATATTTTTCCTGCAAGGGTGTTGCTTGTTCCTGCAGCACCTCCAATGTAGGCAGCCCTGGTTGCGCTCATTGCACCGTCCGGTCCCTGAGCACGCCTGAGTCCAAATTCCATTATGCTGCCTTTTTTGCTGGCGAGCCACACTCTGGCGGTTTTTGTGGCAATAAGGCTTTGAAAATTTATATGGTTGAGTACTAAACCTTCCAGAATCTGGGCTTCAATAAGGTTAGCATGAATGCGGACAAGAGGTTCCTGAGGAAAAATAACGGAACCTTCTTCAAATGACCATAAGTCTCCTGAGAATTTAAAGTCTCTGAGGTAGTCAAGAAATCCTTCTTCAAAAATTTTCTGACTTCTAAGATAATCTATGTCTTCGTCTGAAAATCTGAATTCCGTAATTACGTCAAGAAGAGTTTCTATTCCGGCAAAAATGCTGAAGCCTCCGTTAAACGGATTTCTTCTGAAAAACATATCAAACACAACTTTATGGTTCATGTTCTGTTTCCAGTATCCCTGAGCCATAGTCAGTTCATAAAAATCTGTAAAAAGTGCGCTTGTGATTCTGTACTGCTGATTCATAAATCGTCCTTCTGCTAAAACAAAATTATATCAATTGCTTGGTCTTTTGCAATATTTGAAAGTAAACCATGCGCCTGCATAGCGTCCGATAAATCTGCTGGCTGCTGCTTTAAATTTCCACTTGAAGGCAAACATGGAGTAAAGTTTTCCCTTCCTGGATGCCTTTACTGCATGACGTACGGTTTTGACAGGATCTTTTCCGTGAAGAACTTCTTTTCTTGCACCTCTGGATGCTACATCTGCAAATTCCGTGCTTACGGGACCGGGACAGAGAGCCGTAACGCTTATTCCTCTGTGTTTCAGCTCAGCCCTTAGCGCAACACTGAAACTCAGGACGAATGCTTTTGAAGCTCCGTATACCGCAAAGTTTCCCAGAGGAAGGAATGAAGCAAGACTTGCGGTATTAATTATTCTGCTTCCTTTTTTCATATATGGAAGTGCAAATCCTGTAATTCCTGTCAGGGAAGTGCAGTTGAGTTCAATCATGTCCATTTCCCGTTCTGTGTCGGTATCTGCAAATTCTCCGTAGGTTCCGAAGCCGGCATTATTTACAAGAACTTTTATGCAGATGCCTCCTTCTTTTTCGTGAATTTTGTTTTCTTCTTCCAGCAGGGCTTTTATTTCAAAAGCTCCTTTTTTTCCGCTTATATCCAGGGCAACAGGTTTTACTTTTACGCCTGAGTGCTTAAGTTCTATTTCTTTTTTTAGAGCTTCAAGCCTGTCGTTTCTTCTTGCAACGAGCCACAGTTCATCCGGCTGTTCATCCGCAAGTTCTGCTGCGAAACAGGTCCCCATTCCGCTGGATGCACCGGTTACTATTATTATTTCTTTCATACAGGTTAAATTATAGCATTAAAACTTTTTTTATTATATATCATGCTTTTGCCGGTACTTTTTTTAATATTTAAATTTAATATGTTATCTGATAATCTACAGGACATGAGCTTTTGTTTAAGAAAAGGGATGATTGTTTTAATTGCAGCTTTTATTTTAACCGGAATCCCCTGTTATCCGGCAGATTCATTTTCAAAGGAAGAGCAGGAAGAGGCTGCCCTCAGTTATGTCAGGAATATGTCTCCTGAGGATGCTGCAAGCCAGCTGTTCCTTGTAAATATAGAAGGCAGTACTGTCTTTAATGCTGTAGAGTCATATGCAGATATATATCCGGAACTGGAGTCAGAAAAGGAAAAACTTTCTGACAGGGTTCTCGTTCCCGGGGGCTGTCTGTTTTTTTCATATAATATTGGTGAAAATGCCGTTCAGGTAATGCACTACATTGAGTCAATAAAAAAAGTTTATGATGATTCAGGATTACCTTTTCCTATTATTGCGGTAGATCAGGAAGGAGGCGTTGTAAACAGGCTGCGTTCTGTTACAAGTCCGTTACCTTCAAGCCAGAAGACTGCGTCAGTTCTTTCACCTTCGGAGGCGGAACGGCTGTATTTTTTTCAGGCGGAACAGATGAAGGCTCTCGGCTTTACAATGAATCTTTCTCCCGTGGCAGAACCGCTGGTGGAGGAGAACAGGGATTTTCTTCTTACAAGAAGTTTCGGTTCTCCTGCTAAAACAGTGGCTTATTGCATTGCACAGATAAATGCTTTTGAGGCTTCAGGAATCTGTACTGTCGTAAAGCATTTTCCTGGTAACACGAATACAGATCCTCATACAGGGCTTCCGGAAATAACAGTGCCTGAATCTGAGTTTTACAGGGTTTACCTGAAACCGTTTGAATTCATTCTTACTGTCAGTCCCGGTGCAGTTCTTATGTCACATGCCAGGGTTGCTTTTTCAGAAGTAAATGAGCCTGCAGCCTTGAGCAGCTACTGGATAAATGAAAAATTAAAAAACGAATATCTTTATGATGGTCTTGTAATAAGCGATGATATTTTTATGGCGGCTTTGAGCAGAAACGGTTTTCCTCCGGAAACTGCCGCTGTAAAAGCTGTAGAAGCCGGTACTGACATAATAATGCTCAGTGAAAAACGCTTTGCATCTGCATTGAGAGTGCTTCTGGATAAAGCTGCTTCGGATGAATCTTTCAGAAACCGTCTTGAAAAATCAGAACAGAGGGTAATCCTTTCTAAAATTCATTATGGTATTCTGGAATGTTACAGAAATGAAGATGGAAAAGTCTGCGTCCGAAATAAAAAAGATGAAATGCCTGAACGTAAAAGACTTGATGTGTTCCTTGAATCTTATGAATCGGGAATGAATTTTTATCGGAAGAATTTCTAGAGGAAAGCAGTTTATGAAACAGAAAGATTCTGAAAAAAAACTTACTGGTGCCCGGGGATTTGATGAGTATTACAAGGCTCTTTATGGAGAAAGGTGGCCTGTATTGAAAGAAGCTCTTTTCAGAGAAAATATTTATGTGGAATTATCCTGGAACAGAGAATCATATTTTATGGATCCGGGAAGCATAGTTGCCGCAATGTGCCTGCCGGTGGATGGGGCAGAGAAACTTCTTGATTTGTGTGCTGCCCCCGGCGGTAAAACTCTTGTCCTTGCAGGAATAAAAAATAAGGAATGCAGCCTCAAGTCAAATGAAAGGTCTGCTCCAAGAAAAGCCCGGCTTGATAAAGTTGTAGAGTCCGTATTGCCTGAAGAGGTTTTGCCTGCCGTTGTTACCAGTCATAGTGACGGTGCGCTCTGGTGTAAAAGAGAAAGTGAAGCCTATGATTCGATACTTCTGGATGCACCCTGTTCCAGCGAGCGTCATGTTCTTGCGGATTCA belongs to Treponema rectale and includes:
- a CDS encoding serine/threonine protein kinase; its protein translation is MAVVPEVIGKYKILSVVAVGGMGTVYRALHPSLKRTVIIKKLMLKAGGQSIRERFKREAQILLDLSSPYVVRMFDYFTEGRSDYIVLEFVDGMSLDKLIERQVSLPAELSLLIFLDACYGLKHAHSKGIIHRDIKPGNILISRHGEVKLADFGIASAEKESDVSENKIQEKAAEKTVSDSKKISDSITRSGSTLGTPAYMSPEQIADSSKVDQRADIYSMGVMLYEMVTGTKPYPGEMTRKNISRIKKGEYVPPKKLDPKLPSVVCSLIKKMMQPRAERRFKNIDAVIKKIRAYLSRYDTHALRVQLAQSVISSKALSYEVMKPKRRWFSFVFTCVLTFILIAASIRFAWNEGYIHKTLLSRWYSPVTLSLKLPSTASADADLQSRAFFFVDDNDHIPEVKNTRRIFTADEKSSGAALYCSTKPVYLKPGKYRVKIASGPYVCWKNINVTGDALNVSVDFSRGNAVRKINLHTSACDVESGQDISSGTRFLILYGNSYVDLDTVNPSHFVTSNVYKFKAVHKDYEDEYFSLRLDWYQDELFINAGMKKKK
- a CDS encoding nicotinate phosphoribosyltransferase: MNQQYRITSALFTDFYELTMAQGYWKQNMNHKVVFDMFFRRNPFNGGFSIFAGIETLLDVITEFRFSDEDIDYLRSQKIFEEGFLDYLRDFKFSGDLWSFEEGSVIFPQEPLVRIHANLIEAQILEGLVLNHINFQSLIATKTARVWLASKKGSIMEFGLRRAQGPDGAMSATRAAYIGGAAGTSNTLAGKIYGIPVMGTMAHSWIMSFPSELEAFEAYAKIYPEKTVFLIDTYDTLKSGIKNAIKAGAKLVEQGYNFGVRLDSGDISYLTQQVRKELDKAGFPQAFISVSNELTEEIIETLVQQNAPIASWGVGTHMVTGGNEASFTGVYKLAARHDAVKNEMVPAMKFSDNPAKTTNPGIKNVWRLYDENSMARADILGLENETIEPEKEYRFYHTMIDYRQFTFKAASVKPMLSLRLKDGQRTKERLDDSVQLKKSREVMMKEIETLDPSYKRILNPHIYKVSITEKLKDLKLEFIKANIR
- a CDS encoding SDR family NAD(P)-dependent oxidoreductase, which codes for MKEIIIVTGASSGMGTCFAAELADEQPDELWLVARRNDRLEALKKEIELKHSGVKVKPVALDISGKKGAFEIKALLEEENKIHEKEGGICIKVLVNNAGFGTYGEFADTDTEREMDMIELNCTSLTGITGFALPYMKKGSRIINTASLASFLPLGNFAVYGASKAFVLSFSVALRAELKHRGISVTALCPGPVSTEFADVASRGARKEVLHGKDPVKTVRHAVKASRKGKLYSMFAFKWKFKAAASRFIGRYAGAWFTFKYCKRPSN
- a CDS encoding glycoside hydrolase family 3 protein gives rise to the protein MIVLIAAFILTGIPCYPADSFSKEEQEEAALSYVRNMSPEDAASQLFLVNIEGSTVFNAVESYADIYPELESEKEKLSDRVLVPGGCLFFSYNIGENAVQVMHYIESIKKVYDDSGLPFPIIAVDQEGGVVNRLRSVTSPLPSSQKTASVLSPSEAERLYFFQAEQMKALGFTMNLSPVAEPLVEENRDFLLTRSFGSPAKTVAYCIAQINAFEASGICTVVKHFPGNTNTDPHTGLPEITVPESEFYRVYLKPFEFILTVSPGAVLMSHARVAFSEVNEPAALSSYWINEKLKNEYLYDGLVISDDIFMAALSRNGFPPETAAVKAVEAGTDIIMLSEKRFASALRVLLDKAASDESFRNRLEKSEQRVILSKIHYGILECYRNEDGKVCVRNKKDEMPERKRLDVFLESYESGMNFYRKNF
- a CDS encoding RsmB/NOP family class I SAM-dependent RNA methyltransferase, with amino-acid sequence MKQKDSEKKLTGARGFDEYYKALYGERWPVLKEALFRENIYVELSWNRESYFMDPGSIVAAMCLPVDGAEKLLDLCAAPGGKTLVLAGIKNKECSLKSNERSAPRKARLDKVVESVLPEEVLPAVVTSHSDGALWCKRESEAYDSILLDAPCSSERHVLADSKYLNDWSPSRIRTLSMEQWSLMSSAWRLLRKEGFLLYGTCALSRDENDGVVAKLLKKFDDGEVCSLEYISGIFARNVSVFSGTMKSELSENVSEYLKKIFSLAVKTEYGFHIRPDCAEGAGPLYFSLIKKINKN